In Thermanaerothrix sp., the genomic window GCATCTCCGGCGCCAAAGAGGGACACTATGCCCCTTCGCGGAACCTCCGCCACAAAGACCCCCCTGGGGGTTGAGAACATGTCCCCGTACCCCCTGTAGGAGGTTATCACCCACGGGACCCCCTGGTCATGGAACCTGGAGGCCACGGTCCTCAGGTTGTCCAAGGAGGACAAAGGCACGTCCATCATCATGGAAACAAACCTATGGTCCACCTTGACAACCTTAGGTCCTCCATCCACCGCCGCAAGCAAAGCCCCTCCCGACGCATCCACGAAGACATCCAACCCCCTCGCGGAGGCCATGTGAACCAACTCCCGGTATACGTCCTGGGGTACCCCAGGGGGTAGGGATCCTCCCAACATGACGGAGCTGCAGCGGCCAAGCATCCTTTCATAGGCCCTTATAAAACGCCCGAGGGCCTCCTCGGATACGTAGGGGCCGTTCTCGGCTATGCCGGTCTCCAGCTTCCCAATCTCGTCGACCACGTAGGTGTTAGTCCGCGTCTCACCCCTCACGTGGACGAAACTAGTGGCTATCCTAAGCTTTGACAGGGTATCCCTTATATACTCCCCGTTGTAACCAGCCAGGAAACCCATGGCCACGGAATCAGAACCCATCTGCTTCAAAAGGATGGACACGTTTATACCCTTGCCGCCGGGAGATCTATTTACGTTGGAAGCCCTAAACCAGCCACCGGGGCGAAACTCAGGGACAACGTACTCTTCGTCCACCGCCGGGTTTAACGTAACGGTGAGTATCACCGGCATCACCCCCTGGGGATAAAAGATCCCGCTAAGTACGGACAGCAGATCGCGCCTGGATCAAAGGAATATCTTAAGGTCCTCCACCGACGAAACTTTGGCCCTAGAAGCCTCCTTGCCCCCCTGAAGCACCATGGCGGTAGGCAGCTCCTTTACCCCCAGTTTCTCCATCATCCTAAGGCTCCTATAGCCATCGACCACGGTAAGGCTGATCCCATTGGACTCCGCCCATTCTTCCGCCCGGGCAACCAAACCCACCTGGCCCTCATCTATGCTGGAGTAGAACAGGGCGTTCACCCGCTCGGGCTCCAAAAGCACCTTCTGCAGGTGCAGCTGCTCCGTTATGTAGGAATAGGCGGACATGGCGGCAACCGCCCCATCCCCAGCGGCGGTCACCACCTGGCGGAGGAACGTGTCCCGAACGTCGCCGGCGGCAAATATGCCCTCCACAGAGGTCTCCATCTTGGGGCTGGTCTTTATCCAACCCCCGGGAGCTGTTTCCACCAGGGAAGAGGCAAAGCCGCTGTTGGGGGCAGTTCCTACGAATATGAAGACCCCCGCCACCGGCAGATGGCTAACCTCCTGGGTCTTAACGTTCTTCAACACCAACCGCTCAACCATGTCCCCTCCCTCTATGGCCTCCACCACGGAGTTGAAGACCGGAACTATCTTGGGGTTGGCCATGGCCCTTTCCACAGGGACCTTGTCCGCCCGGAAGGAGTCCCTCCGGTGCACTATGTAAACCTTGCTGGCAAACTGAGTGAGGTAACATGCCTCTTCCACGGCGGTATTGCCGCCGCCTATCACTGCCACCTCTTCTCCCTCGAAGAAGGCTCCGTCGCACACGGCGCAGTAACTGACCCCCCGCCCGGTATACTCCGCCTCACCGGGACACCCCAGGCGCTTGAAGTTGGCACCGGTGGCTATTATGACCGCCTCCGCCTCAACCTCTCCCTTATCGGTCACAACCACCTTGCGTCCGTTGCGGATCTCCAGGGAGGTAACCGTAGCATCCCGAAACTCCGGAGAGAACTTCTCCGCGTGGCGCCGGAAGCTGTCCGCCAGCTCCTGACCGGAAGCGTGCTGTACGCCGGGCCAGTTTTCGATCTCATCGGTTATGGTTATCTGCCCTCCCGGCATGCCACGCTCCAGGATCAGGACGTCAAGCCCTGCCCTCCTGCCGTATATGGCTGCGGTAAGTCCAGCAGGCCCAGCGCCAAGTATCACCAGTTCCCTCTTTTCCATCGGAAAGAACACCTCCATGCGGATGCCGATGTGCCAAACATATGTGCTTATTTTACCCCAATCGCCCTACCACGTCCCCGTCGTACCCCAAGGAACGCCACCAGGCAAACCGGCCCACCCCGTACTGATCCTCAAAGCACCCCAGGTACTCAAATCCTTCCAAACTAAGCCTTCCCAGCTCCTCCACCTGGTGGGGCCCAGCGGTTTCCATCAACACGTACCCACCGGGTTTAAGGATTCTGCCACATTCGGAAAGCCAATTTAAGGGAACCTCCAGGCCCCTTGGACCGCCATCAAGGGCAACGTGTGGTTCGAAACATCGGACAGAAACGTCCAAGGCGGCCAGGTGATCCGATGGTATATAGGGCGGATTTGCCACCACCAGGTCAAAGGATTTAAAAGAAGAAGGCAGATCCAAGGGCCCCCCGCCATGAAGGGCGAACACTCTGCCAAGCAGCTGGTGCTCTCTAAGGTTGCGCCAGGCCCACTTGAGGGCGCCGGGGCTTAGATCCATGGCAACGCCTAGGCTGTCTTGAACCATCATGGCAATGGAGCAGGCTATGCAGCCACTCCCGGTACCCCAATCAAGAAAGGTCCCTCCCCTTGGAAGAACCTCCGCCGCCTTAAGCGCCAACACCTCCGTCTCAGGCCGAGGAATAAGGCATCCCGGCCCCACAAGAAACCTCCAGCGCAAAAAGTCCATGGAGCCCAAAACGTAAGCCAACGGCTCCCCTTTAGCTCTTCTTCGAGCCATCTCCAACGACGGAGATGGTTCGTAACGATCCTCCACGGACGTCAACACGGCCTCCCTGGAAACGTTGTGGGAGGCGGCCACTATCATGGCCGCCTCCCACATGGGACGGCTTACGTGAGACGACGCCTCCAAAACCTCCGCCACCATCCGCCTTATTTCACAGAGCCTCAAAACAACCCTCTCCAAGACGATAACATGAAAGCTAGAGGGCTAAGGTCTTCAGCTTCTCCGCTTGATCCGCCATACGCAAAGCCTCTATGAGCTCGTAAAGATCCCCATCAAGCACCTGGTCAAGCTTGTAAAGGGTGAACCCTATACGATGGTCCGTCAAACGGTTTTGGGGATAGTTGTAGGTCCTTATCCTTTCAGACCTGTCGCCGGTTCCAACCTGCCCCTTGCGTTCCGCCGCCATATGGGCCTGCTGGCGCTGAAGCTCCTGGTCGTAGAGCCTGGCCCGCAGCAGCTGCATGGCCTTGGCCCGATTCTTCAGCTGGGACCTCTCATCCTGACAGGTCACCACAAGACCGGTGGGGATATGGGTTATACGAACCGCCGAGTCGGTCATGTTCACGTACTGCCCACCCGCGCCGCTGGCCCGGTAGGTGTCTATCTTAAGATCCTCTGGCCTAATCTGAACGTCCACATCTTCCGCCTCCGGCAGAACCGCCACCGTGGCGGTGGAGGTGTGGATCCTGCCGCTCGCCTCCGTGGCAGGAATCCTCTGCACCCGGTGAACGCCACTCTCGAACTTGAGCTTGCTATAGGCCCCTTCACCCTTCACCAGGAACACCACTTCCTTGTATCCGCCTATGCCGGTTTCGTTCATCTCCATTATCTCGTAACGCCACCCCTGGCGTTCCGTGTAACGGGTGTACATGCGAAAGAGGTCCGCTGCGAAAAGCGCCGCCTCGTCGCCCCCCGCCCCGGCTCTGATCTCTATTATGACGTCCTTGTGGTCGTTAGGATCCCTGGGAAGCAGCAACACCTTAAGCTCCTGCTCCAGCTGCGGAAGCCGCTCGGAAAGCCGCTGGACCTCCTCCTTTGCAAGGGCCCTCATCTCCTCGTCCTCTTGGGACATCAGCTCCTTGGCTTCCTCCAACGCTTGAGACGCCTTCTGGTACTCCCTAAAGGCCTGAACCACCGGATAAAGCTCCGAGTGCCTCTTGCTCAAAGACTGCATCTCCTGCACGTTGTTGGAGACCTCAGGGTCCGCCATGCGGGCCTCTATATCCGCCAAGGCCGCCTCTATCTCCTTAAGCTTGCCTATAAAATCCAAAACAGCTCACCCCTGATCAACTTGGGTTTCACCGCCCGCCGTGGAGGGCGAAAGGTGCACATCGGGCCCCAGGGCAACCCTGAGGGCATCCAAGGCCACCTCGATCTGGTCATCGGAGGGCTCCCGAGTGGTCAGAAACTGCAACCCCAGGGCAGGAAAGACCAACGCCCTGCCCACAACGCTTCCACGGGATGCCCATTTTATTATCTCATACGATATTCCCACCACCAGGGGCAACAGGATAACCCGGCTGGAAATCCTCCAAAGAAGCCCTCCCCGCCCCATCAACCCGAAAACCACCACGCTAACCAGGATGACCACCACCAAGAAGGACGTACCACAGCGGGGATGTATCCTGGAGAAGGACTTTATGGAATCTACATCCATAGGAGCTCCGGACTCATAGGCGTTTATGGTCTTGTGCTCCGCCCCATGATAAGCGAAGACCCTCCGCATATCCCCCCAAAGGCCAACCAATCCCAGGTAGGCCACAAAAACAGCTCCCCTGATGATGCCCTCAAGAAGCCTCAAAGAGACGCCTTTAACGTGAACTCGTCCACCAAGCGTCTCAGACAACCACAGGGGCAGCAAGAGAAATAGGCCCACCACCGCCGTCACGGCGATGAGGATGGACAGAAGCGACTCCAGCTTAGAGGGCTCCTCCTGGGATGAAACGGAGGCCGAAATGCTAAGCCCTTTGTAGCCCTCCCTAACCATGTCAACCATGGAGCAGAAGCCCCTTAAGACCGGCCAGTTCCAAGGAGACCGGGCAGTCCAAGAGGATATACCCCACCGTTCCCTCCACAGGGAACCCTCCGGGGTCCTGATTGAAATACCCCAGGAGGAGTATCCACGCATTAGAACGCCCTCTATCACCGCCTGCCCACCCACCGGCAGGGGGACCTCAGGGGACTTCAAAACCCCCACGGTCAACCCCGCCATCCACTTAAGGAACGACCACAACACTACCGATCCCCGCAAAGCAGTTCCTCCATTGAGGCGAAGGGCCTGTTACAGGACATCTCCTCGGAACACCTCCCGGCGGTAAGACATGAAGGTCCCGCCAGCTCAAACAGTTCCGGGGCCGCAGCCCTTACCAAACCCAACATCTTGACCGCAAGGAGCCTTATCTCCCACTGGGCCCTCCTGCAAAGCCGGAGGGAAAAGAAGTGGTGAAGCTCCCGGGCATTCATGGTGAAGACCAAACGAGTAGAGAAGCCGTGGGGCAACAGGAACCTGGCATCCTCCTTGGGAACCCCCATGGAACAAAGCTGCCGGTAGGCTTCAACGGCCACCTGAACCGTCCGCTGGAACAGATCCAAAGCCTCCTGCGACTCCATCACCGAGGGAGGCACCACACAGCTCCCGCCGGAGGAGTCCACGTAGCGCTGACTCTGCTGGGAAAAGCTAGCGATGCGATGCCTCACCAGCTGGTGGGATGCCACCCGGCTTAACCCGTCCACCGCAAATGTAAAGGAGGCGTGCTCGAAGGGAGACATGTGGCCGCTGCGGGTAAGTTTGCCTATTAGATCCCTGGCCTTGGCCTGATCAAACCTGTCAAGGATCTCAACGGCGCCCACGGGGCTGTAACAGAGCCTGGCTGCGGCGGCCACAATCCTGACCGGATCCTCCGTATGGGATATCAGTTTAACCTCTAACGACAACTCGACACCTCCGGGTTTACCGGTTCATCCCAGGCGGGACGTACCCCATATGCTTCAGGGGGAGCCGGGCTCCCCCTGATACTTTCGCCTTAAGCGCCGCCGGTGATGACGTAAGGTACCGCAAGCCCCGAAGGCTACTCGGACACCTTCCTCTGGCCGTAATCAACGCCGGCATACTTCTGGCGGAACTTCTCAAGACGGCCGGCCTCCACCACCCTTCCACCCTTCTTGCCGGTGTAGAATGGATGACAGGCGTTGCAGACCGCAACCTTTATGTCGCCGGTGGTGGAGCGGGTCTCAAAGGAGTTCCCGCAAGCGCAAGTTACCCTGCAAACCTCGTACTTGGGATGGATGTCCTTCTTCATATATTCAGCACCTCCGAAAAGATTTCATATCCGCGCATACCGACTGAATTTACCACACTTCTGCCACCCGCGCAATCGCAATTTACAGCGTCGGGGCATGGCGGACGATTTTGAGCCACCGGATTAATATTGAGCATTCCCAAAATGGGAAATATAATGTCAGGTGTATGATTGCGAAGGAAGGGGGGGCGGGAAAAGGCCACATTAGACCTAGAGAAGGCGTAGAAGCACACAAAAATTAAGGGGGAATGAGAATGAAGAGGTTTTCGAAGCTTATGCTTGCGGCGTTATTGGTGGCAGCCATGGGCGGGGCCGCCCACGCTAAGACCTTCCTGTCCATAGCCACCGGCGGTACCTCCGGAACCTATTATCCGATAGGCGGGGCCATAGCCCAGGCGGTCAACAAGGGGGCCCCTGATCTTCAGGTCACCGCAGAGACTGGAAACGCCTCGGTGGCCAACCTCAACCTCATCGGAGCCCACGACATCGAGATAGCCTTTGCGCAGAACGACGCCACCTACTGGGCTTACAACGGCAAGATGATGTTCAAGACCCCCATCAAGAACGTACGGGTGATAGCGGCCCTCTATCCGGAGCACGTGCACCTCATAACCCTCAAGAATTCAAACGTCAAGGGCGTTCTGGACCTCAAGGGCAAGAGGGTTTCCGTGGGAGCTCCCGGCTCCGGCGTGGAGGCGGACGTCCGGGCCATATTCCAGACCGTTGGCCTCAAGTACTCGGACATGAAGACCGACTTCCTTGATTTCGGCGCCACCACCCAGCGTTTCAAGGACAACCAGATCGACGCCGGGTTCGTGGTGGCGGGTTACCCGGTGTCCTCCATAATGGACCTGGCCACCACCAAGGACATAACCCTGGTCAACTTCGACAACGCTACCATGGCCAAGCTCACCAAGGAGTTCCCCTACTTCGTCAAGAGCACCATCCCCGCCAACACCTACAAAGGCGTGACCCAGGCGACCCAGACCCCGGCGGTCATGGCCCTTCTGGTGGTGGACGAGAAGGTACCCGAGGACGTGGTCTACAAGTTTACCAAGGCCCTCTGGGAGAACATCGACATAGTCCACAAGGCCCACGCCAAGGGCAAGGAGATAAACCTCAAGAGCGCCCTTGATGGCGTAACGGTACCCCTCCATCCCGGTGCGGCTAAGTACTACAAGGAGAAGGGCTTGAAGCTTCCCAAGTAGGCATCAGCCTCTCTAAAGACGCAAAAAAACCGGGGCTCCGAAAGGAGCCCCGGTTTTTTATCCCTTACCGTCCCTAGAAAAGCCCGGTTATCCTGCCATGATCGTCTATGTCTATCCTCTCCGCCGCAGGAACCTTTGGAAGTCCCGGCATGGTCATTATAGAACCGCATATGGCCACCACAAACCCAGCCCCTGCGGACAGGCGCACCTCCCGCACGTTTATCCTGAACCCCTTAGGACGACCCTTAAGTTCCGGCTGATCCGAAAGGGACATCTGGGTCTTTGCCATGCACACCGGAAGCCCACCGTATCCCATCTCCTCAAGCTCCGCCAAGGCCTTAGAGGCCGCAGGGCTGAAATCAACTCCATCGGCACCGTAAACCTTGGTGGCAATGACGTTTATCTTCTCCTTGAGGGGAAGGTTCCAGTCGTAGAGCCTCTTGTAATTAGACCCTCCTTCAATGGCCTTGAGGACCAGATCCGCCAATTCCAGACCTCCCTCACCCCCCTTGGCCCAAACCTCCGCAAGGGCTACGGGGGCTCCTTTGGCGGCAGCGGCGGAACGAACCATCTCTATCTCCGCGTCGGTGTCCGCCACAAAACGGTTAAGGGCCACAACCACCGGGACGCCAAACTGGGACATGTTGTCTATGTGGGCCTCCAGGTTTGCTATACCGGCCTTGAGGGCCTCCAGGTTCTCCTCCGAGAGCCTTTCCTTCGGGACTCCGCCGTGCAGCTTAAGGGCCCTTACGGTGGTAACTACCACCACCGCCTGGGGGTTGAAGCCACCATAGGGAGACACTATGTCCATGAACTTCTCCGCCCCAAGATCCGACGCAAAGCCGGCTTCCACGACCACGTAGTCCCGAAGCTTAAGGGCCATCTTAGTGGCCACGATGGAGTTGGTACCATGGGCTATGTTAGCGAAAGGCCCACCGTGCACAAAAGCCGGAACGTGCTCTATGGTCTGAACCAGGTTGGGCTGGATGGCCTCCTTCAAGAGTGCCGCCATGGCACCGTGGGCCTTTAACTGGCCGGCGGTAACAGGCTTGCCGTCGTAGGTCCTGGCCACCACCACCCGGCTGAGCCTCTCCTTGAGGTCCGAGATGCTCTCCGCAAGACACAGTATGGCCATGACCTCCGAGGCCACGGTTATGTCGAAACCGGTCTCCCTGGGAACCCCGTCTGCCTTTCCGCCAAGGCCTATCACCACATGCCGCAAGGCCCTGTCGTTCATGTCCACCACCCGACGCCAGCTGACGGTCCTTGGATCTATGTTAAGCTGGTTTCCCTGCTGAAGGTGGTTGTCTATCATGGCGGCAAGCAGGTTGTGGGCCACGCCCACCGCATGGATGTCTCCGGTGAAGTGCAGGTTTATCTCCTCCATGGGAAGCACCTGGGAGTACCCTCCCCCCGCGGCCCCGCCCTTCACGCCAAAGCACGGCCCCAAGGAGGGCTCCCTAAGACAAAGCATGGCCTTCTTGCCCCGCTTAACAAGCCCCTGGGTAAGCCCTATGGTAACCGTGGTCTTACCCTCCCCCGCCGCAGTGGGGGTAGTGGCGGTGACCAGTATAAGCTTCCCATCCTTCCTGTCCGAAAGGGTACGATAAAAGTTAAGATCCACCTTGGCCTTGTTCTTGCCATAGGGTATCAAAGCATCATCCGGTATTCCCAACTCGGCGGCTATCTCACCTATGGGCTTACACTTGGCAGACTGGGCTATCTCAATGTCCGAAAGCACCTCTGTATCCCTCCCTGGCTCTGATCTATGGCGTCTATTATACATAAACAAAACGTCTAAAAACATACGACCTTACGGAAATTTGTGAGTCTGCTATAATCCCAAAGTCCCTCCGGCCTTGCTGGGATGCTAGGTCATTAAAGCCGCCAAGGACACTGATAAAAATAAAACAAAAGTCCGGATCCAGGAGGAGATATCAATTGGGCCAGTGGAAGAACACCAGCCTCTTGAGGAAGTTCATGTACTCTTGCAACGGTCTTAAGGTAGCGTTCATCATGGAAAGGGCTGTGGCCTATGAGACCGCAGCGTCCCTCTTGGTGCTTGGCGTAGGGCTTTCCTTGAGGCGCCCTCCATCGATCGTCATACCATCGTTCCTCTTATCCCTGCTGCCACTTTCTTTAGAGCTGGTCAACTCGGCGGTTGAGATAATGATAGACTGCCACATAGGCCAGACCTACCGGGAGGACATCAAGCGAACAAAGGACATGCTTTCCGCCTCTGTGTTCGTAAGCCTGGTGGCTTGCTATGGCGGCGCCATCTGGCTGCTGTTTTGCAAATAGTGAGTCCCAGCGTTAACTCAAGACGGGAAGGACAAAGGGAGGCATCAATCCTCCTCTTTGCCTTCCCCTTCCGCTGCCATCTTGAGGGGAACTCGAAGCAATCCCTCCACGTAGTAGTTGGTCTTAAGCACCTTTAAGGACCCCTCCTTCACCCGCTGCTCCTTGATCTCGCTCAGCAGCTTGGTGGAATCCTCCCTTTCCCTATCCTTGCTTCTCCGGCATAGGACCTCCACCAGTATCTCGTTGTTGGCCTCCTCTGCGGACAGTTCCCGGAGCAATCCCTCAAGGCTTTCGATGCTGCGCCGACCCTCCTTGATGGACTCCTGCTCCATCTCAGCCACGCCTCCGCCCCGCACAAGCACCTCCACATCACCCCTGGCGTCCGCGGGGATCTTAACGGAAAAGGTTCGTTTCTCCGCCTTGCCCCTCCAGGGACGAAGCCACACGTCCACCCCGATAATCTCTCCGGGACTGAAGGACCTGTCCTTTGGGACCTCAACCTTTTCTATGTAAAGCACCTTTGGGGTCTGGGTCACCTTTACATCCAACCGGAAGGAAAGGGGCTCAAGGGGCATAAAGGGGTTTAAGGGCAGCATGGAGTGGATCAAGCTGAACTCCTGGAAGATCTTATCCGGCAGGTCTGAGTCGGAAAGGAAGAAGTTGGTCCTGCTCCATCCACCGGGGACGCCGGCTCCCTCAACGGTGACCGTAACCTCACCGGTACCCTGTCCGGTCCTGCCCCAAAGATCCTCCACACAACCCGCAACCGCCGGTGGGACCACCAGGGACGAAACGAAGGGGTCCGCCACGGCCTTGAAACGCCTGACCGCCCTCGTGCCGCTATCCAGATCATGGAAACGGATCTCGTAATCATTGCCCTGGGGCATAACCCCGATCCTCCCGTATACCCCCTGGGGCCTGTCCTGAAGCACGGTGCCTATCACACCACCCAGGGTTCCCAGTTTAAAGGGGGTCTCAAGGCTTGGGATCACCCTTACCACCGAAGCCTCGGTGGCAAAGAACTTGACGGCCCCCCTGCCCATAAACGGGTGCCCAAAGGCAAGGAACTTATCCCTGTCAACAGCGGTTACGGTTCCAATGGTCCCCACGGAGACATCCCCCACCACCAGGGCAACCCCAATGGAGGACCCGGGGGACAAGGAGGGCCTGCCGGATGCCGTAAGCCCCGTCCCAGCAGGAGCCGATACCCTGGAAGAGACCCTCTCCCCTATGAGCCTACCGTACCTGGGACTCACGCCTCCGATCAGAAGGGGACTGGAAAGCCCCTGATCCCGGCTTAGCGTCTCAGGCAACAGGTCGCGGCTTGCCACGTCCCGGGATTCCACATCGCCGGAAACTACCGAAACGGCCTGGCCAACCTCGCTGTGAGGCTTCTTACGGTCAATCTCCGCACCTTGCATGGGCGGTATCTTAAGCATCTCCTCCGCTGGGGTAACCAACGCCATGGAGTGATCTGCGAACTCCCAGCCAAAGCCAATGGCCCCAAGAAGCTTGCCGTTGACGTAAACCGGCGACCCGCTCATCCCTGCGGCAACACCACCAGCCTTGATGATCCTGTCCCCTATGGCTTTTATCAAGACCAGCCGATTTGGGGCGGATCTTTGGGCAACCACGCCCAAGATCTCCACCGGGAACTGCTCCACCTTGTCCCCATGGAAAACCGTAAAAGCCACACCCCTCATGTGGGGCTTCAGGGATTTAACGGGGAAAACCCCCTCTTTGACCGAGAACTGATCTCCACATGAAACGCCGGGGAGGAGCATCAGGAAGCACAGGGCTAGAAACAGTCCAATTCTGGCCCGCAAGGGAGAGGTACTTCCGGGGAGTCTCACTGTTCCGAATCCCTCCAAACCCGTCCAGTCTTGTAAAACCTAAGGTACACCATGATGAGCTCGTCCAGCTGGCCATCCAGCACCGCCTGGACGTTGCCTATCTCACAACCGCTTCGGTGGTCCTTAACCAATTGGAAGGGCTGGAGCGTATAAGACCTTATCTGGCTCCCCCAAGAGATGGCGCGCTTTTCCCCCTGAAGGGCCTCGATCTGCTCCTGCCTTTCCCTAAGCTGCCTCTCAAAAAGCTTGGCTCTTAACATCTGCATGGCGGTGGCCCTGTTCATGTGCTGGGACCTTTCAATCTGGCAGCTAACCACTATGCCGGTTGGTATGTGGGTTATCCTCACCGCGGAGTCCGTCATGTTAACGTACTGGCCCCCGGCACCGCTGGAACGGAAGGTGTCCATCTTAAGGTCCTCCGGCCTTATCTCTATCTCCACGTCATCGGGCAACACCGGCATGACCTCCACGGAGGCAAAACTGGTATGCCGTCTCTTGGCAGCGTCAAAGGGGGAGATCCTGACCAGCCGATGAACGCCGCTCTCTCCCTTAAGATATCCATAGGCATACTCACCGCTAACCTGAATGGTGACGCTTTTTATACCAGCCTCCTGGTCCGGCAGCTCGTCCAGGAGCTTGACCTTGAAATCGTTCCGCTCCGCCCATCTGACGTACATCCTATAGAGCATCTCCGCCCAGTCCTGGGAATCCAAACCGCCGGCACCGGCATGTATCGACAGTATGGCGTCCGATGGGTCGTACTCCTCGTCCAGCAGGGTCAGCACCTGGCTTCTCTCAAGCCTCTCCTCCAAGGCCTCCGCCCTTTGGTAGAACTCCAAGGAAAGCTCCTCGTCCTCTTCCTCCTGGAGCATCTCCGCCAGAACCTCAACGTCCTGAAACTCCCTCTCCAGGGCAGAAAAGGATTCCCTCCTCTGCTGAAGCTGGGCAAGCTCTCTGGCCAGCTCCTTGGAGTCCGGCCTTTCCCAGAACCCCTCCTCGGAGGCCTTGTTCAACAAATCCGCTATCTTGGCATCCATTCCCTCCAGGTCAAAGGCTATCACGCAGCTCGCGCATGCGCGAACGCAAGTTGCCCATGACCGTGCTGACCGGCAGAACGACCATGTACACCCCTCCCAAGAATTGTTATATTGAACAAGAAAGGATTATATCACCATCGGGACAAGAGCCGCGGAGGAAGGAGATCGGGTTATACATGGATCAACGCCATGGGGTGGACAACCGGGTAAGGGTGCTCTGGGTGCTGGCCCAAAACCCGGGGCAGCTGACCCCGAGCTCAGCGCTGGTAAGGGAGCTTAAAATCACAAGGCAGGGAATATCGAAGATAATAAGCACCCTAAAGGATGAGGGTATAAGGATTTCATCGGTGCCTCAAAGGGGGTACATCCTGGAGGGGGGCCCCGAAGGCGACGGTTTTTCTCCCTCCTGGGCAGAGATGCTTCTCATGGATTCTCCGCTGGGGCATCCCATATTTCATTACGCCTCCATCGGATCCACCCAGGCCCCGCTCAAGGAGATGGCGGCCCAAGGACGCCGGGAGGGGGCCGTTGTTGTGGCAGACGAGCAGACATCGGGAAGGGGAAGGCAAAGCCGGCGCTGGGAATCCCCCAAGGGGGGACTCTATGGGTCCGTTCTTCTGCGCCCCAAGCTGCTTCCACGAATGGTTCAGGCGGTAAAC contains:
- a CDS encoding formate--tetrahydrofolate ligase, yielding MLSDIEIAQSAKCKPIGEIAAELGIPDDALIPYGKNKAKVDLNFYRTLSDRKDGKLILVTATTPTAAGEGKTTVTIGLTQGLVKRGKKAMLCLREPSLGPCFGVKGGAAGGGYSQVLPMEEINLHFTGDIHAVGVAHNLLAAMIDNHLQQGNQLNIDPRTVSWRRVVDMNDRALRHVVIGLGGKADGVPRETGFDITVASEVMAILCLAESISDLKERLSRVVVARTYDGKPVTAGQLKAHGAMAALLKEAIQPNLVQTIEHVPAFVHGGPFANIAHGTNSIVATKMALKLRDYVVVEAGFASDLGAEKFMDIVSPYGGFNPQAVVVVTTVRALKLHGGVPKERLSEENLEALKAGIANLEAHIDNMSQFGVPVVVALNRFVADTDAEIEMVRSAAAAKGAPVALAEVWAKGGEGGLELADLVLKAIEGGSNYKRLYDWNLPLKEKINVIATKVYGADGVDFSPAASKALAELEEMGYGGLPVCMAKTQMSLSDQPELKGRPKGFRINVREVRLSAGAGFVVAICGSIMTMPGLPKVPAAERIDIDDHGRITGLF
- a CDS encoding diacylglycerol kinase, with amino-acid sequence MGQWKNTSLLRKFMYSCNGLKVAFIMERAVAYETAASLLVLGVGLSLRRPPSIVIPSFLLSLLPLSLELVNSAVEIMIDCHIGQTYREDIKRTKDMLSASVFVSLVACYGGAIWLLFCK